TCAGCAGGCCGATGCCGTTGGCCGCGAGCTGCTCGCCGATGTCGAGGTAGCGCAGGTCGTCGTCGAAGGTATAGGTGCCGTCGAAGAAGAAGCCGAAATACAGCAGGAAGAACCCCACCTTCAGCGCGGTGATCCAGTAACTCAGGACGAGGCGGCGGCTGAACGCGTACGCGATCGCGAACCCGGTGACCAGGATGAAGATCGCGGGCCAGGCAAGCTCGGCGAACGGGAACGGGTGCATGCGGTTAGCCCCGTCCGGTCCCGCCGCCGAGCGCGCGCAACACCTGCTCGGAATTGCGCAGCAGCGCGTCCAGCGAATAGGCGTCTTCGATCCGCGCGCGCGCCGCGGCGTGCAGCCGTTCGGCTTGGCCGGGTTGCGCCAGGTCCCTGGCCACGCGTTCAATGGCGTCCGCAAGCGCCGGCGGATCGCCCGGCCCGACCACTACGCCGCATTCGCCGACGATGCGCGCGGAGTCGCCGACATCCGTCACCACGCACGGCCGTCCGCAGACCATCGCTTCGGCGATCACGTTGGAAAAACCTTCGCCGCAGGAGCTCGACACCGCGATGTCCAGCGCGCTGAAAACGGCGGCCATGTCGTTGCGCGGCCCGGCCCAGGTGATGCGGGCATCCAGGCCGAGTTGCGTGGCGAGCGCCCGGATGCCTTGCACGAAACCCGGATCGCCGCCGCCCACGCACACGAAGCGCAGGCGGGCATCGCGCGCCGCCAGCAGCGCCGCGGCACGCAGGAACGTCGGATGGTCCTTCATCGGATCGATGCGGCCGACCAGTCCCACCAGCGTGCAGCCGCCGTCGATCCGCCACTCGCCGCGCAAGCGGCCGCGGCCCTCGCCATCGAAACGGAAGCGTTGCGTGTCGATGCCGTTGGGAATCACCTTGATGCGCGCGTGCGGGTAGCCGAGCGACGCGTGGTGCGCGGCACCCGCTTCGGAATTCG
The genomic region above belongs to Rhodanobacteraceae bacterium and contains:
- a CDS encoding Glycosyl transferase, group 1, which encodes MNAVCDTARDPRLDEAVDTPRVLFLVRSLRQGGAERQLVALACGLHRRGWPVTVVCCYGGGVFQSELENAGVPLIDLHKRGRWDVAGFMWRLLRTLRQSDAEIVHGYMTLGNMLALLARVARPGTRVVWGVRSTIIDRTRRDWLSRLNFRLSRSAARLADGIIANSEAGAAHHASLGYPHARIKVIPNGIDTQRFRFDGEGRGRLRGEWRIDGGCTLVGLVGRIDPMKDHPTFLRAAALLAARDARLRFVCVGGGDPGFVQGIRALATQLGLDARITWAGPRNDMAAVFSALDIAVSSSCGEGFSNVIAEAMVCGRPCVVTDVGDSARIVGECGVVVGPGDPPALADAIERVARDLAQPGQAERLHAAARARIEDAYSLDALLRNSEQVLRALGGGTGRG